In one Pseudomonas tensinigenes genomic region, the following are encoded:
- a CDS encoding TRAP transporter substrate-binding protein, translating to MNFKRTLLAAALPLMFTFTGAAQALQLKFADIHPAGYPTVVAEENMGKTLTKETNGELTFQYFPGGVLGSEKEVIEQMQVGAVQLSRVSLGIVGPVVPDVNVFNMPFIFRDHQHMRNVIDGAVGDEILDKITNSEFGLVALAWMDGGTRNVYTKKPVRKLEDLKGMKIRVQGNPMFIDMMNAMGGNGIAMDTGEIFSALQTGVIDGAENNPPTLLEHNHFQNAKYYSLTGHLILPEPIVMSKITWEKLTPDQQALVKTAAKAAQAEERVLWDKKSAASEEKLKAAGVEFIEVDKKPFYDATASVREKYGAPYADLIKKIEAVQ from the coding sequence ATGAACTTCAAACGCACCTTGCTGGCCGCTGCACTCCCGCTGATGTTTACCTTCACTGGCGCCGCTCAGGCACTGCAACTCAAATTCGCTGACATTCACCCCGCCGGTTATCCAACCGTGGTGGCCGAAGAAAACATGGGCAAGACCCTGACCAAGGAAACCAACGGCGAGCTGACCTTCCAATACTTCCCCGGCGGTGTGCTGGGCTCCGAAAAAGAAGTCATCGAGCAGATGCAAGTCGGCGCCGTACAGCTGTCTCGCGTCAGCCTGGGTATCGTCGGCCCCGTGGTCCCGGACGTGAACGTGTTCAACATGCCGTTCATCTTCCGCGATCACCAACACATGCGTAACGTCATCGACGGCGCAGTGGGCGACGAGATCCTCGACAAAATCACCAACTCCGAATTCGGCCTGGTGGCCCTGGCCTGGATGGACGGCGGCACGCGCAACGTCTACACCAAGAAACCGGTACGCAAGCTCGAAGACCTCAAGGGTATGAAAATCCGCGTGCAAGGCAACCCGATGTTCATCGACATGATGAACGCCATGGGCGGTAACGGTATCGCCATGGACACCGGCGAGATCTTCAGTGCCCTGCAGACCGGCGTGATCGACGGCGCGGAAAACAACCCGCCAACCCTGCTCGAACACAACCACTTCCAGAATGCGAAGTACTACAGCCTGACCGGTCACCTGATCCTGCCAGAGCCGATCGTGATGTCAAAAATCACCTGGGAAAAACTGACGCCGGATCAACAGGCGCTGGTCAAGACAGCCGCCAAGGCGGCCCAGGCCGAAGAGCGCGTGCTGTGGGACAAGAAGTCCGCTGCCAGTGAAGAAAAACTCAAGGCCGCCGGCGTCGAGTTCATCGAGGTCGACAAAAAACCCTTCTACGACGCCACCGCCTCGGTTCGTGAGAAATACGGCGCGCCGTATGCCGATCTGATCAAAAAGATCGAAGCCGTTCAGTAA
- a CDS encoding SMP-30/gluconolactonase/LRE family protein, translated as MQAELIVDARNAVGESPVWVAEENALYWVDIPNGGLQRWSADTGHVHAWKTPEMLACIARHSRGGWVAGMESGFFHLHPHSDGSLDSERLASVEHGRKDMRLNDGRCDRQGRFWAGSMVLNMGLSAPEGRLYRYGAGQSGVIEAQLDGFIVPNGLGFSPDGKTMYLSDSHPDVQLIWAFDYDTETGTPSNRRVFVDMNHFPGRPDGAAVDAEGFYWICANDAGLIHRFAPDGRLDFSLAVPVKKPTMCAFGGTRMDTLFVTSIRPGDDHDSQSLAGGVFALNPNVKGLPEPLFDDSL; from the coding sequence ATGCAAGCCGAATTGATCGTCGATGCCCGCAACGCCGTGGGCGAAAGCCCGGTCTGGGTGGCAGAGGAAAACGCGCTGTACTGGGTGGATATTCCCAACGGCGGCCTGCAACGCTGGAGCGCTGACACGGGCCATGTGCATGCCTGGAAAACCCCGGAAATGCTCGCCTGCATCGCCCGCCACAGCCGTGGCGGCTGGGTCGCTGGCATGGAAAGCGGTTTCTTTCATCTGCACCCGCACAGCGACGGCAGCCTCGACAGTGAGCGACTTGCCAGCGTCGAGCACGGCCGCAAAGACATGCGCCTAAACGATGGTCGTTGTGATCGCCAGGGCCGCTTCTGGGCCGGCAGCATGGTGCTGAACATGGGCCTGAGTGCGCCCGAAGGGCGGCTCTACCGCTACGGTGCCGGGCAGTCTGGCGTGATCGAAGCGCAGCTCGACGGTTTTATCGTGCCCAACGGCCTCGGCTTCAGCCCCGACGGCAAGACCATGTACCTGTCCGATTCACACCCCGACGTGCAACTGATCTGGGCGTTCGATTACGACACCGAGACCGGCACGCCGTCGAACCGCCGTGTTTTCGTCGACATGAACCATTTCCCCGGCCGGCCCGATGGCGCTGCTGTGGACGCCGAAGGTTTCTACTGGATTTGCGCCAACGACGCCGGCCTCATTCACCGCTTCGCGCCGGACGGTCGACTCGACTTCTCACTGGCCGTGCCGGTGAAAAAACCAACCATGTGCGCCTTCGGTGGAACCCGGATGGACACCTTGTTCGTCACCTCGATTCGTCCCGGCGACGACCACGACTCGCAATCCCTGGCCGGCGGCGTGTTCGCCCTGAATCCCAACGTCAAAGGCCTGCCGGAACCGCTGTTCGACGATTCGCTGTAA
- a CDS encoding ArsR/SmtB family transcription factor, whose product MQSSLTECEVAQLRASASKACALLKAMANEDRLLILCQLTQGERNVGELEKMTGVRQPTLSQQLGILRDEGLVATRREGKYIFYGLASPEVIQVMKTLSGLYCGAVLKSLGHQ is encoded by the coding sequence ATGCAATCCAGTCTGACCGAATGTGAAGTCGCCCAACTCCGTGCTTCGGCCTCCAAGGCCTGCGCCTTGCTCAAGGCCATGGCCAATGAGGATCGCCTGCTGATCCTCTGTCAACTGACCCAGGGCGAACGCAACGTTGGCGAACTGGAAAAGATGACCGGCGTGCGCCAGCCGACGCTGTCCCAGCAACTGGGCATCCTGCGTGATGAAGGGCTGGTCGCGACCCGGCGTGAAGGCAAGTACATTTTCTACGGCCTCGCCAGTCCGGAAGTGATTCAGGTGATGAAGACCCTGTCCGGATTGTATTGCGGGGCCGTGCTGAAAAGTCTCGGCCACCAATAA
- a CDS encoding sulfite exporter TauE/SafE family protein, with protein sequence MLLASLFGVVMGLVLGLTGAGGGILAVPALVLGLGWTMTQAAPVALFAVGSAAAVGAIDGLRHGLVRYRAALLIAALGAVFSPLGIYFAHQLPEKILMILFSLLMVMVAWRMLRRERQQEGPSDHGHASWGQKNCMLNEETGRFDWTAKCTATLAALGAITGVVSGLLGVGGGFLIVPAFKQLTDVQMRGIVATSLMVISLISAIGVIGSFHAGVRIDAQGAAFIVASIVGMIIGRKLCARVPARALQVGFASVCLVVAGYMLLGA encoded by the coding sequence ATGTTGCTGGCAAGCCTGTTTGGTGTGGTGATGGGGTTGGTGCTCGGTTTGACCGGGGCCGGCGGTGGGATTCTCGCGGTGCCGGCGCTGGTCCTCGGCCTCGGTTGGACGATGACCCAGGCAGCGCCGGTGGCGTTGTTTGCGGTGGGCAGTGCGGCGGCGGTCGGGGCTATCGACGGTTTGCGTCATGGTCTGGTGCGCTATCGTGCGGCGTTGTTGATTGCCGCGCTCGGCGCGGTGTTTTCGCCGTTGGGCATTTACTTCGCGCACCAGTTGCCGGAGAAAATCCTGATGATCCTGTTCAGTCTGCTTATGGTCATGGTGGCCTGGCGCATGCTGCGCCGCGAGCGTCAGCAGGAAGGGCCGAGTGATCATGGCCATGCCAGTTGGGGTCAGAAGAATTGCATGCTCAATGAAGAAACCGGGCGTTTCGACTGGACTGCCAAATGCACCGCAACGCTGGCGGCGTTGGGCGCGATTACCGGGGTGGTGTCCGGTTTGCTTGGGGTCGGTGGCGGCTTCTTGATCGTGCCGGCGTTCAAGCAACTGACTGACGTGCAGATGCGCGGGATTGTCGCGACGTCGTTGATGGTGATCAGTCTGATTTCGGCGATCGGGGTGATCGGCTCGTTTCACGCCGGTGTGCGGATTGATGCGCAGGGCGCGGCGTTTATCGTCGCCAGCATTGTCGGCATGATCATTGGGCGCAAGCTCTGTGCGCGGGTGCCGGCGCGGGCGTTGCAGGTGGGGTTTGCCAGTGTCTGTCTGGTTGTGGCGGGGTATATGTTGTTGGGGGCTTAA
- a CDS encoding tyrosinase family protein: protein MDIRRNHRDMTAQQKSAFIDAILRLKNNVDSVLRPGQQSRYDDFVQIHKNSMGRGNPLTPNPHRSPLFYPWHRILIRQFELALQSAANDPTITLPYWNWQLTGADNPFTSDFMGSNGDNLQDQRVTGGPFSREQSQFEVRVWDEGIGNTGIRRDLGTNGALPTAETVISTLNRTPYWMEASGWENISETELHNPVHAWIGGSMAQASSPNDPIFFLHHCYLDLLWERWKHQHPGTPGFTNEAGSADMNETVLVFHPANELAPWAQTFTVQQTLFTTELDYRYDYI, encoded by the coding sequence ATGGATATTCGCCGTAATCACCGTGACATGACCGCGCAACAGAAATCCGCATTCATCGATGCCATCCTGAGGCTGAAGAACAACGTCGACAGCGTACTGCGCCCCGGACAGCAAAGCCGCTACGATGATTTTGTCCAGATCCACAAAAATTCGATGGGCCGGGGCAATCCGCTGACGCCCAACCCGCATCGAAGCCCGCTGTTCTATCCGTGGCACCGGATTCTGATCCGCCAGTTCGAACTGGCCCTGCAGTCCGCCGCCAATGACCCGACCATCACCCTGCCCTACTGGAACTGGCAACTGACCGGGGCCGACAACCCCTTCACCTCGGACTTCATGGGTTCAAACGGTGACAACCTGCAAGACCAGCGCGTCACCGGCGGGCCGTTTTCCAGAGAGCAATCGCAGTTCGAAGTGAGAGTCTGGGACGAGGGCATCGGCAACACCGGCATTCGTCGAGATCTCGGGACAAACGGCGCACTGCCCACCGCAGAGACCGTCATATCGACGCTCAACAGGACGCCTTACTGGATGGAAGCAAGCGGTTGGGAAAATATCTCGGAAACCGAACTGCACAATCCGGTACATGCCTGGATAGGCGGCAGCATGGCGCAAGCCTCCTCACCCAATGACCCGATCTTCTTCCTGCACCACTGCTACCTCGACTTGTTGTGGGAGCGCTGGAAACATCAACATCCTGGCACTCCCGGCTTTACCAATGAGGCCGGCTCGGCAGACATGAACGAGACCGTGCTGGTCTTTCATCCCGCCAACGAACTGGCGCCCTGGGCGCAAACCTTTACCGTCCAACAAACCCTCTTCACCACAGAGCTCGATTACCGCTATGACTACATATGA
- a CDS encoding TRAP transporter small permease, producing the protein MKNLLLRINDKIYMTCIWVAGLSVLAISLMIPWGVFARYVLGTGSSWPEPTAILLMMVFTFIGAAASYRAGAHMAVAMLTDRMPPQLRTAAAIFSQLLMAAICIFMTIWGAKLCMSTWNQFMAALPDLRVGVTYLPIPLGGFLTLIFVLEKLLLGDQSKRRVVQFDLVEESEGAA; encoded by the coding sequence ATGAAGAATCTACTGCTGCGTATCAACGACAAGATCTACATGACGTGCATCTGGGTCGCCGGCCTTTCCGTCCTGGCGATTTCCCTGATGATTCCCTGGGGCGTGTTCGCCCGCTACGTGCTGGGCACCGGTTCGAGCTGGCCCGAGCCCACGGCGATCCTGCTGATGATGGTGTTTACCTTCATCGGCGCTGCCGCCAGTTACCGCGCCGGTGCGCACATGGCCGTGGCCATGCTCACCGACCGCATGCCGCCGCAACTGAGAACCGCGGCGGCGATTTTTTCCCAGCTGCTCATGGCGGCGATCTGCATCTTCATGACGATCTGGGGCGCCAAACTGTGCATGTCCACCTGGAACCAGTTCATGGCGGCCCTGCCCGATCTGCGCGTGGGCGTGACCTATCTGCCGATTCCGCTGGGCGGCTTTCTGACGCTGATTTTTGTTCTGGAAAAACTCTTGCTCGGTGACCAGAGCAAACGACGCGTCGTGCAGTTTGACCTGGTTGAAGAAAGTGAAGGTGCCGCTTAA
- a CDS encoding OprD family porin, whose translation MSTLVCSSVRPSRLSVTRPRTALSLIGCSSLALALPMSAEAEGFLDDSKATLNLRNAYFNRNFVNPANPQGKAEEWTQNFILDAKSGFTQGTVGFGLDLLGMYSQKLDGGKGTGGTQLLPIHDDGRPADNFGRLGVALKAKVSKTELKVGEWMPVLPILRSDDGRSLPQTFRGGQITSTEINGLTVYGGQFRGNSPRNDASMEDMSMNGRGAFTSDRFNFGGGEYSFNDKRTQVGVWYAELTDIYQQQYFNLSHSQPVGDWTLGANLGFFTGKEDGSAQAGDLDNKTAFALLSAKYGGNTFYVGLQKLSGDDAWMRVNGTSGGTLANDSYNASYDNAKERSWQLRHDYNFVVLGVPGLTLMNRYISGDNVHTATTNDGKEWGRESELAYTVQSGPLKNLNVKWRNATIRRDFSTNEFDENRIFISYPISLL comes from the coding sequence GGTTTTCTCGACGACAGCAAAGCCACGCTGAACCTGCGCAACGCCTACTTCAACCGCAACTTCGTCAACCCGGCCAACCCGCAGGGCAAGGCTGAGGAGTGGACGCAGAACTTCATCCTCGACGCCAAATCCGGTTTCACTCAGGGCACCGTCGGTTTCGGCCTCGATCTGCTGGGGATGTATTCGCAAAAGCTCGATGGCGGCAAAGGCACCGGCGGTACGCAACTGCTGCCGATCCACGATGACGGGCGCCCGGCGGACAATTTCGGCCGGCTCGGTGTGGCGCTGAAGGCCAAGGTATCGAAGACTGAACTGAAGGTCGGCGAATGGATGCCGGTGCTGCCGATCCTGCGTTCCGATGATGGCCGCTCACTGCCGCAGACCTTTCGCGGCGGCCAGATCACCTCCACCGAAATCAATGGCTTGACCGTCTACGGCGGCCAGTTCCGTGGCAACAGCCCGCGCAACGACGCGAGCATGGAAGACATGTCAATGAACGGCCGTGGCGCGTTCACTTCCGATCGCTTCAACTTCGGCGGCGGCGAGTACAGCTTCAACGACAAGCGCACGCAGGTTGGTGTCTGGTACGCCGAACTCACGGACATCTACCAGCAGCAGTATTTCAACCTCAGCCACAGCCAGCCTGTGGGCGACTGGACGCTGGGCGCCAACCTCGGTTTCTTCACCGGCAAGGAAGACGGCAGCGCCCAGGCTGGCGACCTCGACAACAAGACTGCGTTCGCTCTGCTTTCGGCCAAATACGGCGGCAACACGTTCTATGTCGGCCTGCAAAAACTCAGCGGCGACGACGCGTGGATGCGGGTCAATGGCACCAGCGGCGGCACCCTCGCCAACGACAGTTACAACGCCAGTTATGACAACGCCAAGGAACGTTCCTGGCAGTTGCGCCATGACTACAACTTCGTCGTACTCGGCGTTCCCGGTCTGACCCTGATGAACCGCTACATCAGCGGCGACAACGTGCACACCGCCACCACCAATGACGGCAAGGAATGGGGCCGCGAGTCGGAACTGGCCTACACCGTGCAAAGCGGGCCACTGAAAAATCTCAACGTGAAATGGCGCAACGCGACGATACGCCGGGACTTCAGCACCAACGAATTTGATGAAAACCGGATCTTTATCAGTTATCCGATTTCGTTGTTGTAA
- a CDS encoding NAD(P)/FAD-dependent oxidoreductase, with protein sequence MNDQHWGPSISADIVVIGGGTAGIGFVASLLKRDPALKVTVIEPSAQHYYQPAWTLVGGGAYDVKDTARPMNKVMPRQANWLQAAVTAIDPDKRQLTLSDQRTVSYQNLIVCPGLRLAWEKIEGLQESLGQHGVTSNYSYQHAQYTWDQVQKLRGGKALFTQPAMPIKCAGAPQKALYLSCDHWLKNGSLNNIHVEFNLAGAALFGVATFVPPLMKYIEKYNAQLAFNSNLVKVDGPAKTAWFEIKDADGNVTRVAKTFDLLHVVPPQISPDFIAQSPLADAAGWCEVNPHSLQHPRYPEVFALGDICGTSNAKTAAAVRKQVVVVAENLLALRKQQPLPLKYDGYGSCPLTVEKGKVILAEFGYAGKLLPTFPMDPTVARRSAWLLKATLLPWFYWNGMLKGREWLTGLSKVD encoded by the coding sequence ATGAACGATCAACACTGGGGCCCATCCATCAGTGCAGACATCGTGGTCATCGGCGGCGGTACGGCCGGTATCGGTTTTGTCGCCAGTCTGCTCAAACGTGATCCGGCTCTGAAAGTTACCGTGATTGAACCGAGCGCCCAGCATTACTATCAACCGGCGTGGACGCTGGTCGGCGGTGGTGCCTACGATGTCAAAGACACCGCCCGGCCGATGAACAAGGTCATGCCCAGACAAGCGAACTGGCTGCAAGCGGCGGTCACCGCAATCGACCCGGACAAGCGCCAACTGACCCTCAGCGATCAACGTACGGTCAGCTATCAAAACCTGATCGTTTGCCCCGGCCTGCGTCTGGCCTGGGAGAAGATTGAAGGCTTGCAGGAAAGCCTTGGCCAGCACGGTGTCACCTCCAACTACAGCTACCAGCACGCGCAATACACCTGGGATCAGGTGCAGAAACTGCGCGGCGGCAAAGCACTGTTCACCCAACCGGCGATGCCGATTAAATGCGCCGGTGCACCGCAAAAAGCGCTGTATCTGTCTTGCGATCACTGGCTCAAAAACGGGTCGCTGAACAACATCCATGTCGAATTCAATCTGGCCGGCGCCGCCCTGTTCGGCGTGGCGACGTTCGTGCCGCCGTTGATGAAGTACATCGAAAAGTACAACGCGCAGTTGGCGTTCAACTCGAATCTGGTCAAGGTCGACGGCCCGGCGAAAACCGCGTGGTTCGAGATCAAGGACGCTGACGGCAACGTCACCCGTGTGGCGAAAACTTTCGATCTGCTCCACGTTGTGCCTCCGCAGATCTCGCCGGATTTCATCGCCCAGAGTCCTCTGGCCGACGCCGCCGGCTGGTGCGAAGTCAACCCGCACAGCCTGCAGCATCCGCGCTATCCCGAGGTGTTTGCACTCGGTGATATCTGCGGCACTAGCAACGCGAAAACCGCCGCAGCGGTGCGCAAGCAAGTGGTGGTGGTCGCGGAAAACCTGCTCGCCCTGCGCAAGCAGCAACCGCTGCCGCTGAAGTACGACGGCTACGGTTCCTGCCCGCTGACGGTGGAGAAGGGCAAGGTGATTCTCGCCGAGTTCGGTTATGCCGGTAAGTTGCTGCCGACCTTCCCGATGGACCCGACCGTGGCGCGGCGCTCGGCGTGGTTGCTCAAGGCGACGCTGCTGCCGTGGTTCTACTGGAACGGCATGCTCAAAGGGCGCGAGTGGCTGACCGGCCTGTCCAAAGTCGACTGA
- a CDS encoding MBL fold metallo-hydrolase: MPAQIESFLDPASSTYSYVVYEADGGQCAIVDPVLDYDGAAGRTCTVQADKITTFVRAHSLQVQWLLETHAHADHLSAAPYLRRELGGKIAIGESISKVQNVFKALFNLEPEFCVDGSQFDHLFAPNESFRIGNLKATALHVPGHTPADMAYLIDGEQILVGDTLFMPDVGTARCDFPGGNAHQLYASIHKLLAFPASVKLYVCHDYPPEGRASQCQSTVGEQRKNNIHVHDGIDEAAFVEMRTKRDAGLGMPTLLLPAIQVNVRAGNLPPAEENGVVYLKIPLNSL; encoded by the coding sequence ATGCCCGCGCAGATTGAATCGTTCCTCGACCCCGCCTCTTCGACCTACAGCTATGTGGTCTATGAAGCCGACGGCGGGCAATGTGCAATCGTCGATCCAGTGCTCGATTACGACGGTGCTGCCGGGCGCACCTGCACCGTGCAGGCCGACAAAATCACCACCTTCGTTCGCGCGCACAGCCTGCAGGTACAGTGGCTGCTGGAAACCCACGCCCACGCCGATCACCTGTCCGCCGCGCCCTATCTGCGCCGGGAGCTGGGCGGGAAAATCGCTATCGGTGAATCGATCAGCAAAGTGCAGAACGTGTTCAAGGCGCTGTTCAATCTGGAGCCGGAGTTCTGCGTTGATGGCTCGCAGTTCGATCACCTGTTTGCACCGAACGAATCATTCCGCATCGGCAATCTCAAGGCTACGGCCCTGCACGTCCCCGGCCACACCCCGGCGGACATGGCTTATTTGATCGATGGCGAGCAGATTCTGGTGGGCGATACGCTGTTCATGCCGGACGTCGGCACCGCGCGTTGCGACTTTCCCGGCGGCAACGCCCATCAGTTGTATGCTTCGATCCACAAACTGCTGGCCTTCCCCGCCAGCGTGAAACTCTACGTTTGCCACGACTATCCGCCCGAGGGTCGCGCCTCGCAGTGTCAGAGCACGGTCGGCGAGCAGCGCAAAAACAATATTCATGTGCATGACGGGATCGATGAAGCGGCGTTCGTCGAGATGCGCACAAAACGTGACGCGGGGCTGGGCATGCCAACGCTGTTGCTGCCGGCGATTCAGGTGAATGTGCGGGCGGGGAATTTGCCACCGGCGGAGGAAAACGGCGTGGTTTACCTGAAGATTCCGCTCAATTCCCTATAG
- a CDS encoding TRAP transporter large permease, which produces MDALILLGSFIALILIGMPVAYALGAAALIGAWWIDIPFQAVMIQVASGVNKFSLLAIPFFVLAGAIMAEGGMSRRLVACAGVLVGFVRGGLSLVNIVASTFFGAISGSSVADTASVGSVLIPEMERKGYPRDFSTAVTVSGSVQALLTPPSHNSVLYSLAAGGTVSIASLFMAGIVPGLLMSACLMVLCLIFARKRNYPKGEVIPMRQALKIVGEALWGLMAMVIILGGILSGIFTATESAAIAVLWSFFVTMFIYRDYKWSELPKLMHRTVRTISIVMILIGFAASFGYIMTLMQIPAKITTMFLTLSDNRYVILMCINVMLLLLGTVMDMAPLILILTPILMPVILGIGVDPVQFGMIMLVNLGIGLITPPVGAVLFVGSAVGKVSIESTVKALLPFYAVLFLVLLLVTYVPAISLWLPHLVL; this is translated from the coding sequence ATGGACGCTCTGATACTGCTGGGCAGTTTTATCGCTTTGATCCTGATCGGCATGCCGGTCGCCTACGCGCTGGGCGCCGCCGCGCTGATCGGTGCATGGTGGATCGACATTCCGTTCCAGGCGGTGATGATTCAGGTCGCGTCGGGGGTGAACAAATTCTCGCTGCTGGCCATTCCGTTCTTCGTCCTGGCCGGTGCGATCATGGCCGAGGGCGGCATGTCCCGTCGCTTGGTGGCGTGTGCCGGGGTGCTGGTGGGTTTTGTCCGCGGTGGCCTGTCACTGGTCAACATTGTCGCCTCGACCTTTTTCGGCGCGATCTCCGGTTCGTCGGTGGCCGACACCGCGTCGGTGGGCTCGGTGCTGATTCCGGAAATGGAACGCAAGGGCTATCCACGGGATTTCTCCACGGCCGTGACTGTCAGCGGTTCGGTGCAAGCCCTACTGACCCCGCCAAGCCATAACTCGGTGCTCTACTCCCTGGCCGCCGGTGGCACGGTTTCGATTGCCTCGCTGTTCATGGCAGGCATCGTGCCGGGCTTGCTGATGAGCGCCTGCCTGATGGTGCTGTGTCTGATTTTCGCGAGAAAACGCAATTATCCCAAGGGTGAAGTGATCCCGATGCGCCAGGCGTTGAAAATCGTCGGCGAAGCCCTCTGGGGCCTGATGGCGATGGTGATCATCCTCGGCGGCATCCTGTCCGGCATCTTCACCGCGACCGAATCGGCGGCCATCGCCGTGCTCTGGTCCTTCTTCGTGACCATGTTCATCTACCGCGACTACAAGTGGAGCGAACTGCCGAAACTGATGCACCGCACGGTGCGGACGATTTCGATCGTGATGATCCTGATCGGTTTCGCCGCGAGCTTCGGTTACATCATGACCCTGATGCAAATTCCGGCGAAGATCACCACGATGTTCCTGACCCTGTCGGACAACCGCTACGTGATCCTGATGTGCATCAACGTCATGCTGCTGTTGCTCGGCACGGTGATGGACATGGCACCGCTGATCCTGATCCTGACGCCAATCCTGATGCCGGTGATTCTCGGCATCGGCGTCGATCCGGTGCAGTTCGGCATGATCATGCTGGTGAACCTCGGGATCGGATTGATAACGCCGCCGGTGGGTGCGGTGCTGTTTGTCGGTTCGGCGGTGGGCAAGGTCAGTATCGAGAGCACTGTGAAAGCGCTGCTGCCGTTTTATGCGGTGCTGTTTCTGGTGTTGCTTCTGGTGACCTACGTGCCGGCGATTTCGCTGTGGTTGCCGCATCTGGTGTTGTAA
- a CDS encoding NAD-dependent epimerase/dehydratase family protein, translating into MTSTSTPRAPFNRLLLTGAAGGLGKVLRERMRPYAHVLRLSDIAALAPAVDDREEIVLCDLADKHAVHQLVEGVDAILHFGGVSVERPFEEILGANICGVFHIYEAARRHGVKRVIFASSNHVIGFYKQDEPLDASSARRPDGYYGLSKSYGEDMASFYFDRYGIETVSIRIGSSFPEPQNRRMMHTWLSFDDLTQLLERALYTPNVGHTVVYGMSANKEVWWDNRFASHLGFEAKDSSEVFREKVEAQPMPAADDPARIYQGGAFVAAGPFGD; encoded by the coding sequence ATGACATCTACCTCCACTCCCCGCGCCCCGTTCAACCGTCTGCTGCTGACCGGCGCTGCCGGTGGTCTGGGCAAAGTTCTGCGCGAACGGATGCGCCCTTATGCCCATGTCCTGCGCCTGTCAGACATCGCCGCCCTCGCCCCGGCCGTCGATGACCGCGAAGAAATCGTCCTCTGCGATCTGGCCGACAAACACGCCGTGCATCAACTGGTCGAAGGCGTCGATGCGATCCTGCATTTCGGCGGCGTCTCCGTCGAGCGGCCCTTCGAAGAAATTCTCGGCGCCAACATCTGCGGCGTGTTTCACATCTACGAAGCCGCGCGCCGGCATGGTGTGAAGCGAGTGATCTTCGCCAGCTCCAACCACGTCATCGGCTTTTACAAACAGGACGAACCGCTCGACGCCAGCTCCGCACGGCGCCCCGACGGCTACTACGGACTGTCCAAGTCCTACGGCGAAGACATGGCCAGTTTCTACTTCGATCGCTACGGCATTGAGACCGTGAGCATCCGCATCGGCTCCTCGTTCCCCGAGCCGCAAAACCGTCGAATGATGCACACCTGGCTGAGCTTCGACGACCTCACGCAATTGCTCGAACGCGCGCTGTACACGCCGAATGTCGGCCACACCGTGGTCTACGGCATGTCCGCCAACAAAGAAGTCTGGTGGGACAACCGCTTCGCCAGCCACCTCGGGTTCGAAGCGAAGGACAGCTCCGAAGTGTTCCGCGAAAAGGTCGAAGCGCAGCCAATGCCGGCCGCCGATGACCCGGCGCGGATCTATCAGGGCGGCGCGTTTGTCGCGGCCGGACCGTTCGGCGACTGA
- the bkdR gene encoding Bkd operon transcriptional regulator BkdR: MRKLDRTDIGILNSLQENARITNADLARSVNLSPTPCFNRVKAMEELGLIREQVTLLDADLLGLHVNVFIHVSLEKQVEEALQHFEEAISDRPEVMECYLMAGDPDYLIRVLVPTIQSLERFMMDFLTKVPGVANIRSSFALKQVRYKTALPLPANGLTLGS; the protein is encoded by the coding sequence ATGCGCAAACTGGACCGTACCGATATCGGCATTCTCAACAGCCTTCAGGAGAATGCGCGCATCACCAATGCCGACCTCGCACGCTCGGTCAACCTGTCGCCGACACCGTGTTTCAACCGGGTGAAAGCGATGGAGGAATTAGGGCTGATTCGCGAGCAAGTGACGCTGCTGGACGCCGACCTGCTGGGGCTGCACGTGAACGTGTTCATCCACGTCAGTCTGGAGAAACAGGTCGAGGAGGCGTTGCAGCATTTCGAAGAGGCGATTTCCGATCGCCCCGAGGTGATGGAGTGTTACCTGATGGCCGGAGACCCGGACTACCTCATCCGGGTCCTGGTGCCGACGATTCAGTCGCTGGAGCGCTTCATGATGGACTTCCTGACCAAAGTGCCGGGTGTGGCGAATATCCGGTCAAGCTTTGCGCTGAAGCAGGTGCGCTACAAGACCGCGCTGCCGTTACCCGCTAACGGTTTGACGCTGGGCAGCTGA